GGTGCCAAGCTCGGTCACCACGTGCAGGTCGCCGGGGTCGATCGATGCCTCGCGCAAGACTTCCTCGGCCACCAGGCGCGTGCCCGACCCCTCCTCCCGCATGATAAACGGAGCTTCGGCAACGTCGGAAATCGATCTGCGGCCCATCGCGAGCGAGTGTCCTTTCGGGCAGATCACCACAAGGTCATCGGAGCCCATGCGCTCGAAAGCGACCTTCGCGTCGAGCAGCTCCGCGCCTGTCATGCCGAGATGAGCCTCACCGGAGGCCACAGCCTCGACCACACGGGCGGTGTCCGCGATCTGCAGGGATATCCCCACCTGCGGGTATTCCTCAAGGAACTCGGCGAGCAGTCCGGGCAAAATATACTGCCCCGGAGTGGTGCTAGCCGCCATGAGCAGACGGCCGGAGACGACGCCGGAAAGCCGACCGATCTCCTCTCGGGCGCGATCGACCTCCACGAGCGCTCTTTGGGCGTATGGCAACAGAACCCCGCCCGCCTCGGTAAGCTCAAGCTTGCGGTACTTGCGGTCCACCAGCG
This genomic interval from Actinomycetota bacterium contains the following:
- a CDS encoding LysR family transcriptional regulator — encoded protein: MNITHLRTFVTLVEQGSFSATARTMGFSQPAVTMQIQALEADLGVTLVDRKYRKLELTEAGGVLLPYAQRALVEVDRAREEIGRLSGVVSGRLLMAASTTPGQYILPGLLAEFLEEYPQVGISLQIADTARVVEAVASGEAHLGMTGAELLDAKVAFERMGSDDLVVICPKGHSLAMGRRSISDVAEAPFIMREEGSGTRLVAEEVLREASIDPGDLHVVTELGTSEAIVSAVEGGMGVAVVSRFVAEKALALGTIALVEADGFPATRPLFAVLPRGSCTRAAEAFLGYLRDALGGIESGDNPRS